The following DNA comes from bacterium.
AACCAGACGGACTCGCCGTCCTTGAGCCACTTGGCCTGATCGCCCACGCGCGCGGCGTCCATCTCGACCTGGTCGTAGGTCTCCAGGTCCATGAAGACATACTGGTCGCCGGTGGCGTAGAGGAACTGCATCTCCTTGCGCTCGACGCGGGCCGGCTCGACCTTCTCGCCCGAACGGAAGGTCTTGGCGAAGACGTTACCCGTCTTCATGTCGCGCAGCTTGGTGCGCACCACAGCCCCGCCCTTGCCGGGCTTGTGGAACTCGTGACTGACGATCTGGTAGACCTTGCCATCGAGCTCGATGGTCAGTCCCGCTTTGAAATCGGAAGTGGCTATCACGTCGCATCCTCCAGGGTCCGCGCCACCGCCACGGCGGCTCGCGATGGTGGTTGCGGATTCTACAGG
Coding sequences within:
- the efp gene encoding elongation factor P yields the protein MIATSDFKAGLTIELDGKVYQIVSHEFHKPGKGGAVVRTKLRDMKTGNVFAKTFRSGEKVEPARVERKEMQFLYATGDQYVFMDLETYDQVEMDAARVGDQAKWLKDGESVWFISHESELLGIDVANTVDRRVIRTEPGVRGDTATGGTKPATIEGGHVVTVPLFINQDEMIRVDTRSGEYVTRVTS